The following coding sequences are from one Arthrobacter crystallopoietes window:
- a CDS encoding dipeptide ABC transporter ATP-binding protein translates to MSESADAAPLLEVRNLAVNFRTTYGDVSAVQDASLRLHAGRTLAIVGESGSGKSTTAMAVIGLLPKNGRITAGSIVFDGQELVDLPEDKMRRIRGRQIGLVPQDPMSNLNPVTKIGTQVAETLLVHGMATARNVDARVVEVLQAAGLPDAAERAKQYPHEFSGGMRQRALIAIGLACRPRLLIADEPTSALDVTVQRTILDQIDRMTEELDTSVLLITHDLGLAAERASDLVVMHRGRVVETGPAEQLLNDPQHPYTQSLVRAAPSVAAVRLQPGAYTASADERIRHAEETFSEHAGTAAEPQRTDNIVQLRDLTKIYKIRGKSEDFYAARNVTLDVPRGRTVAIVGESGSGKTTTARMLLKLIEPSSGTMMFDGMDVARLTKVQLRDFRQRVQPVFQDPYSSLNPMFTVGRIIEEPLSTYKRGNAQQRAARVRELMDQVALPHSMLRRYPSELSGGQRQRVAIARALALKPELLICDEPVSALDVLVQAQILKLLGDLQAEMGLSYLFISHDLAVVRLISDYVCVMKDGEIVESDTSEEVFTNPRHPYTRQLLASIPGNELEIYDDDAGIAS, encoded by the coding sequence ATGAGCGAATCTGCCGACGCCGCGCCGCTGCTCGAAGTAAGAAATCTGGCCGTCAATTTCCGGACCACCTATGGCGATGTGTCCGCCGTGCAGGATGCCAGTCTGCGCTTGCATGCGGGCAGGACGCTGGCCATTGTCGGCGAGTCCGGTTCCGGTAAATCGACCACGGCGATGGCCGTCATCGGGCTGTTGCCGAAAAACGGACGCATCACCGCGGGCAGCATCGTCTTCGACGGCCAGGAACTTGTGGATCTGCCCGAGGATAAAATGCGCAGGATCAGGGGCCGCCAGATCGGATTGGTGCCGCAGGATCCGATGTCCAACCTTAATCCGGTCACGAAAATCGGCACCCAGGTGGCGGAAACCCTGCTGGTTCACGGCATGGCCACGGCCAGGAATGTCGATGCCCGGGTGGTGGAAGTGCTTCAGGCCGCCGGCTTGCCGGACGCGGCTGAACGCGCCAAACAGTATCCGCACGAGTTCTCCGGCGGCATGCGGCAGCGGGCCCTGATCGCCATCGGGCTGGCCTGCCGGCCGCGTCTGCTGATCGCCGACGAGCCTACCTCGGCGCTGGATGTCACGGTGCAACGGACCATCTTGGACCAGATCGACCGGATGACCGAGGAACTGGATACATCCGTCCTGCTGATCACCCACGACTTAGGCCTGGCGGCGGAACGGGCCTCGGATCTGGTGGTGATGCACCGCGGCAGGGTTGTGGAGACGGGGCCCGCGGAACAGTTGCTCAATGACCCGCAGCACCCGTACACCCAGTCCCTGGTCCGAGCCGCACCGAGTGTGGCGGCTGTGCGGCTGCAGCCGGGAGCCTACACGGCAAGCGCCGACGAACGGATCCGGCATGCGGAAGAAACTTTCTCCGAGCATGCGGGAACCGCCGCCGAGCCGCAACGGACCGACAACATCGTGCAGTTGCGGGACCTCACTAAGATCTACAAGATCAGGGGCAAGTCGGAAGACTTTTACGCCGCCAGGAACGTCACCCTGGATGTGCCGCGGGGACGGACTGTGGCCATCGTGGGGGAGTCGGGATCCGGGAAGACCACCACGGCACGGATGCTGCTGAAACTGATCGAGCCCTCCAGCGGCACCATGATGTTCGACGGGATGGACGTGGCCCGGCTAACCAAGGTGCAGCTACGTGATTTTCGGCAGCGCGTGCAGCCCGTGTTCCAGGACCCATATTCTTCGCTGAACCCGATGTTCACCGTTGGACGCATCATCGAGGAGCCCTTAAGCACCTATAAAAGAGGCAACGCCCAACAGCGTGCGGCGCGTGTGCGTGAGCTGATGGATCAGGTAGCTCTGCCCCACAGCATGCTTCGCCGCTACCCCTCCGAACTGTCCGGCGGCCAACGCCAGCGTGTGGCTATCGCCCGTGCCTTGGCACTGAAGCCGGAACTGTTGATTTGCGATGAACCCGTCTCGGCCCTTGACGTTCTGGTTCAGGCACAGATCCTGAAGCTGCTGGGCGACCTGCAAGCCGAAATGGGCCTCAGCTACCTCTTCATTTCTCACGATCTGGCCGTGGTCCGCTTGATCTCGGACTATGTCTGTGTGATGAAGGATGGCGAGATCGTCGAGTCCGACACGTCGGAGGAGGTCTTTACGAATCCGCGCCATCCTTACACCCGACAGCTGCTTGCCTCCATCCCGGGCAATGAGTTGGAGATCTACGATGACGACGCCGGCATTGCCTCCTGA
- a CDS encoding ABC transporter substrate-binding protein yields MSHLPARRSFLKAGAAAAVVILTGCTSEPGSPSTGTATPTGTSVPATNLTFTMGTAANPAGLDPALLLDSESFRVTRQIMETLIGVDPDTGVPKPLLATEWEELDDGRAYRFTLREGVVFHDGTPFDAEAVKANFERWYRLPRDARPAEGALSFASVFEAFADEDETSLYRDCEVLAPNELRLNLNRRFSGLVAALSMPAFAIASPAALAEGNADELDQDRGGIKLSTFAQHPVGTGPFRFEAWSEERVNLTTFENYWGPAAQVGSVVFQTLPHPAARLRALQSGRIDGYDLVTPETYAGLARSGMQILQRDPFSVSYLGMNQEFGLLADLRMRQAIAHAIDRSVLIEDFFLQGTTEAKQFVPRSLGVTSEDIPYFEYSPERARELLEEAGYDGEEIPFYYPLNVTRAYLPTPEKIYAELSRQLTAVGINIQPKPLAWEDGYLDRVQTSSDHALHLGGWSGSYRDPDNFLGPLFGAPSPEFGFKNAQLFNRIARARTLPAGEERNQAYLTINNQVARLVPAVPLAFPVSALAMGPRVVSYPASPMLDEVYNLVRLRTDT; encoded by the coding sequence GTGTCACACCTGCCCGCGCGCCGCAGCTTTCTAAAGGCTGGCGCGGCAGCAGCTGTTGTCATCCTCACCGGATGCACGAGCGAGCCCGGTTCGCCATCGACGGGCACGGCGACACCCACGGGAACGTCCGTACCTGCCACTAACCTGACTTTCACCATGGGTACGGCGGCCAATCCCGCCGGCCTCGATCCTGCCCTGCTCCTGGACTCCGAGTCGTTCCGGGTTACGCGGCAGATCATGGAAACGCTCATCGGCGTCGATCCCGACACGGGAGTCCCCAAGCCCCTGCTCGCTACCGAGTGGGAAGAGCTCGACGACGGCCGCGCCTACCGCTTCACGCTGCGCGAGGGCGTCGTCTTCCACGACGGCACGCCGTTCGACGCCGAAGCCGTGAAAGCCAACTTTGAACGCTGGTACAGGCTGCCCCGGGACGCCCGGCCGGCTGAAGGCGCCTTGTCCTTCGCTTCGGTGTTCGAGGCCTTCGCCGATGAAGATGAGACCTCTTTGTACAGGGACTGCGAGGTCCTGGCACCGAACGAACTGCGGCTGAACCTCAACCGCAGGTTCTCCGGGCTGGTTGCAGCCTTGTCCATGCCGGCCTTCGCCATCGCGTCGCCGGCTGCTCTCGCAGAGGGAAATGCCGACGAGCTGGATCAGGACCGCGGAGGAATCAAGCTCTCCACGTTCGCGCAGCACCCCGTTGGAACCGGCCCGTTCCGGTTCGAGGCCTGGTCCGAGGAGCGGGTCAACCTCACCACCTTCGAAAACTACTGGGGCCCGGCGGCGCAGGTCGGCTCGGTTGTGTTCCAGACATTGCCGCATCCGGCTGCCCGGCTGCGGGCGTTGCAGTCCGGCAGGATTGACGGCTATGACCTGGTCACTCCGGAAACTTATGCGGGGCTGGCACGCAGCGGGATGCAGATCCTGCAGCGGGATCCCTTCTCCGTGTCCTATCTGGGCATGAACCAGGAATTCGGCCTGCTCGCGGATCTGCGGATGCGCCAGGCGATTGCCCATGCCATTGACCGCTCCGTGCTAATCGAGGACTTCTTCCTGCAGGGGACTACCGAGGCAAAGCAGTTTGTACCTCGCAGCCTGGGCGTGACCAGCGAAGACATCCCTTACTTCGAGTACAGCCCTGAGCGTGCCAGGGAACTGTTGGAAGAAGCCGGGTACGACGGCGAGGAGATCCCTTTCTACTACCCGTTGAACGTAACGCGGGCCTATCTGCCCACGCCGGAGAAAATCTATGCCGAGCTCAGCCGCCAGCTGACCGCCGTCGGCATCAATATCCAGCCCAAGCCTCTGGCATGGGAGGACGGCTATCTGGACCGGGTGCAGACATCCTCGGACCACGCTCTCCATCTCGGCGGGTGGAGCGGCAGTTACCGGGATCCGGATAACTTCCTGGGCCCATTGTTCGGCGCGCCGAGCCCCGAGTTCGGTTTCAAGAATGCGCAGCTGTTCAACCGGATTGCCCGTGCCCGGACCCTGCCCGCCGGTGAGGAACGCAACCAGGCGTACCTGACCATCAATAACCAGGTGGCCCGGCTGGTACCGGCTGTCCCGCTGGCATTCCCGGTTTCCGCCCTTGCCATGGGGCCCAGGGTCGTCAGCTATCCGGCCAGTCCCATGCTGGACGAGGTCTACAATCTGGTCAGGCTGCGGACGGACACCTAA
- a CDS encoding malate:quinone oxidoreductase, protein MTANTPSGSSKNIDVALIGGGIMSTTLGSLIKQLQPEWSINLYENLAQAGLESSDPWNNAGTGHAALCELNYTPAAADGSVATAKAVGINEQFHVSRQFWSHMVSQGHIGSPKGFINPLPHMSFVWGNDHADYLKRRYEALRAEPLFQEIEFSEDHAELEKWVPLVMQGRDPQQRVAGSRVAGGTDVDFGALTRELAGFMDAQGAELHYGHKVLDVSRATDGRWDVKVKNNSTGEVSTVSARFVFVGAGGGALHLLQRSGIPEAKGFGGFPVSGQFLRSTDDAVIAQHNAKVYGQASVGAPPMSVPHLDTRFVNGKRSLLFGPYGGFSPNFLKSGSFLDLPLSVRMHNLIPMLAVGKDNLGLVKYLITEVLKSRPKKVAALRDFYPEANGDSWELITAGQRVQVIKKDPKKGGVLQFGTEVITSADGSISGLLGASPGASTAAPIMIQVLQRCFPGEFKGWEPKLKEMIPGYGAKLNENPSLLADITADTNRILELG, encoded by the coding sequence TTGACTGCTAATACCCCTTCGGGATCATCCAAGAACATCGACGTTGCCCTGATCGGCGGCGGCATTATGAGCACCACGCTCGGCTCCTTGATCAAGCAGCTGCAGCCCGAGTGGAGCATCAATCTTTACGAGAACCTGGCGCAGGCCGGACTGGAGAGCTCCGACCCGTGGAACAACGCGGGAACAGGTCACGCTGCGCTCTGCGAGTTGAACTACACGCCGGCCGCTGCGGACGGCTCCGTGGCTACGGCCAAAGCGGTGGGCATCAACGAGCAGTTCCACGTTTCGCGCCAGTTCTGGTCGCACATGGTTTCCCAGGGACATATCGGCTCCCCGAAGGGATTCATCAACCCCCTGCCCCACATGAGCTTTGTTTGGGGCAACGACCACGCGGACTACCTCAAGCGCCGCTACGAAGCGCTCCGCGCCGAGCCCCTATTCCAGGAGATTGAGTTCTCCGAAGACCATGCCGAACTGGAAAAGTGGGTGCCGCTGGTCATGCAGGGCCGCGACCCGCAGCAGCGAGTGGCAGGCTCCCGCGTAGCCGGCGGCACTGACGTCGACTTCGGCGCGCTGACCCGCGAACTGGCCGGCTTCATGGACGCCCAGGGCGCTGAACTGCACTACGGACACAAGGTGCTCGATGTCTCCCGGGCCACCGACGGCCGCTGGGACGTGAAGGTCAAGAACAACTCCACCGGCGAGGTCTCCACGGTCTCCGCCCGTTTCGTCTTCGTCGGCGCCGGCGGCGGAGCGCTGCACCTGCTGCAGCGCTCCGGCATTCCCGAGGCCAAGGGCTTCGGCGGCTTCCCCGTTTCCGGGCAGTTCCTGCGCTCCACGGATGACGCCGTGATCGCCCAGCACAATGCCAAGGTCTACGGCCAGGCCTCCGTGGGTGCCCCGCCCATGTCGGTGCCGCACCTGGACACCCGCTTCGTCAACGGCAAGCGCTCCCTGTTGTTCGGCCCGTACGGCGGTTTCTCCCCGAACTTCCTGAAGTCGGGCTCGTTCCTGGACCTGCCGCTGTCCGTGCGGATGCACAACCTGATCCCCATGCTGGCCGTCGGCAAGGACAACCTGGGCCTGGTCAAGTACCTGATCACCGAGGTCCTCAAGAGCCGGCCCAAGAAGGTCGCCGCGCTGCGCGACTTCTACCCCGAGGCCAACGGCGATTCCTGGGAGCTCATCACGGCCGGCCAGCGCGTTCAGGTCATCAAGAAGGACCCCAAGAAGGGCGGCGTCCTGCAGTTCGGCACGGAAGTCATCACTTCCGCCGACGGCAGCATCAGCGGCCTGCTCGGCGCTTCGCCCGGTGCGTCCACAGCGGCACCGATCATGATCCAGGTTCTCCAGCGCTGCTTCCCCGGCGAGTTCAAGGGCTGGGAGCCGAAGCTTAAGGAAATGATTCCGGGCTACGGCGCCAAGCTGAACGAGAACCCGTCCCTGCTGGCGGATATCACCGCGGATACCAACCGGATCCTCGAACTCGGTTAA
- a CDS encoding efflux RND transporter permease subunit — translation MHKLATLSLANRALIALITVFVAVFGVITMGSLKQELIPSLEFPRVTVVTAMPGASPEVVDKQVSEPLENALNAVEGLESSTATSRTGLSTVNLTFVYGTNLDRARSQVDRAISNAQQLLPEDVSPQSVAGSINDFPIVFMAVSSDLPLSELNTELQRLTVPRLQKLEGVRSAEVTGGAGQHIAILPDDDALAERNISVSSIVDSLQNSGGLVPAGTVQQDEKTLSVQIGSPLDSLETIENLPLAPGQTTTAEPAPPSSSSENPGRVPGQFPGESQPAPPTPVNPAPADPAPADPAPADAGPEGFGAQEPGAEAATGDPVTIGEVATVRIVDDERTSITRTNGEETLALAVTKTPDGDTVAISHAINDLLPELEAQLGSGAAFTTIFDQAPFIEESIKDLTTEGLLGLGFAVLVILVFLLSARSTLITAISIPLSLLVTFIGLSALGYSLNILTLGALTIAIGRVVDDSIVVVENIKRHLGYGEDKRTAIVTAVREVAGAVTASTLTTVAVFLPIAFVADLAGELFRPFAITTALALLASLAVSLTIVPVLAYWFVKSPSQRQDPAEVRAAADARERASRLQRGYLPVLSSTQRHPVITLGAAALVLLGTVAMVPLMQTNLLGDTGQNSFSLRQELPAGTSLEVTDEAASQVEELLAGTEGIDDVQVTMGNSTSGLGTFLSAGASVAQFTVITEEGADQVALRERVRNDVEKLPDAGTITLSTQGGGFGTSSSVDIDISASNSGELQSASDTLVAELQELPGSAEVSSNLAAAEPVVQVSIDRAKAVAAGLNEEEIAGLLASTISPLPGGTVRIDTTDYPVFIGEGTNFASVDELREVEVPTASGPVPLTDVATVEETEIPTSITSSGGERTAVVSITPAGDNLGALSSEVQTVLDSVELPAGVTASLGGAATQQAESFEQLGLALLAAVAIVYVIMVATFKSLIQPLILLVSIPFAATGAIALLVITGIPLGLPSLIGMLMLVGIVVTNAIVLIDLINQYRRPRGGHPGMNVADAIRHGARQRLRPILMTALATVFALTPMALGLTGEGGFISQPLAVVVVGGLISSTALTLVLVPVLYRLVEGRRERRALAKAEQLQIREPAAVGS, via the coding sequence ATGCATAAGCTGGCCACGCTGTCTCTGGCCAACAGGGCCCTGATCGCTCTGATCACGGTGTTTGTGGCCGTCTTCGGTGTCATCACCATGGGTTCGCTCAAACAAGAGCTGATCCCGTCGCTGGAGTTCCCCCGGGTTACGGTAGTCACCGCCATGCCCGGGGCGTCTCCGGAGGTAGTGGACAAGCAGGTCAGCGAACCGCTGGAAAACGCGCTGAATGCGGTCGAGGGGCTTGAATCCTCGACCGCAACATCGCGCACCGGGCTCTCCACCGTGAACCTAACGTTCGTCTACGGCACCAACCTGGACCGGGCGCGCAGCCAAGTGGACCGGGCCATCTCCAACGCACAGCAGCTGCTGCCTGAGGACGTTTCCCCGCAATCCGTGGCCGGCAGCATCAACGACTTCCCGATCGTCTTTATGGCGGTCTCCTCCGACCTGCCGCTGAGCGAACTCAATACCGAACTGCAGCGGCTCACGGTCCCCCGGCTGCAGAAACTGGAGGGCGTCCGCAGCGCCGAAGTCACCGGCGGCGCCGGCCAGCACATCGCCATTCTTCCTGACGATGACGCCTTGGCCGAACGCAACATCAGCGTGTCATCGATCGTCGACAGCCTGCAGAACAGCGGTGGCCTCGTGCCCGCCGGTACGGTACAGCAAGACGAGAAGACCCTTTCCGTCCAGATCGGCAGCCCGCTGGACAGCCTGGAAACCATCGAGAACCTGCCGCTGGCGCCCGGTCAAACAACGACGGCGGAACCCGCACCGCCGTCGTCGTCTTCCGAAAACCCGGGTCGGGTTCCCGGCCAGTTCCCCGGCGAATCCCAGCCCGCCCCGCCCACACCGGTGAATCCGGCTCCGGCAGATCCGGCTCCGGCAGATCCGGCTCCGGCAGACGCCGGCCCTGAAGGCTTCGGCGCCCAGGAGCCCGGTGCCGAGGCTGCAACCGGGGATCCGGTGACCATTGGCGAGGTGGCGACGGTCCGGATTGTCGACGACGAGCGGACCTCGATTACCCGCACGAACGGCGAAGAAACCCTTGCCCTGGCCGTGACGAAGACGCCGGACGGGGACACGGTGGCCATTTCCCATGCCATCAACGACCTGCTTCCCGAGCTTGAGGCGCAGCTGGGCAGCGGGGCCGCTTTCACCACCATCTTCGACCAGGCGCCGTTCATCGAGGAGTCCATCAAGGACCTGACCACCGAGGGGCTGCTGGGACTCGGCTTCGCCGTGTTGGTCATCCTGGTCTTCCTGCTCTCGGCCCGCTCCACCCTGATCACGGCCATCTCCATTCCGCTGTCCCTGCTGGTCACGTTCATCGGCCTCAGCGCACTGGGCTATTCGCTGAACATCCTGACACTGGGCGCACTGACCATCGCCATCGGCCGCGTCGTCGACGACTCGATCGTCGTCGTCGAAAACATCAAGCGGCATCTGGGCTACGGCGAGGATAAGCGCACCGCCATCGTGACGGCCGTGCGGGAGGTGGCCGGTGCCGTGACCGCCTCCACCCTCACTACCGTCGCGGTGTTCCTGCCGATCGCGTTTGTCGCCGACCTGGCCGGCGAGCTGTTCCGGCCCTTCGCCATCACCACAGCCCTGGCCCTGCTGGCGTCCCTGGCGGTGTCGCTGACCATCGTCCCGGTGCTGGCCTACTGGTTCGTCAAGTCCCCCTCGCAGCGGCAGGATCCGGCCGAGGTGCGTGCTGCCGCGGATGCTAGGGAACGCGCCTCGCGGCTCCAGCGCGGGTACCTGCCGGTGCTCTCCTCCACGCAGCGGCACCCCGTCATCACGCTGGGTGCGGCGGCCCTGGTCTTGCTGGGCACGGTGGCGATGGTGCCGCTGATGCAGACCAACCTGCTCGGCGATACCGGTCAGAACAGCTTCAGCCTGCGGCAGGAACTGCCCGCGGGCACCAGCCTGGAAGTCACCGACGAGGCAGCGTCCCAGGTGGAGGAGCTGCTGGCCGGCACCGAAGGTATCGACGACGTCCAGGTCACCATGGGCAATTCCACCTCGGGGCTGGGCACGTTCCTTTCCGCCGGTGCCTCCGTCGCCCAGTTCACGGTCATTACCGAAGAGGGCGCCGACCAAGTGGCCTTGCGCGAACGGGTACGCAACGACGTCGAGAAGCTGCCGGATGCCGGGACCATCACGCTCAGCACGCAGGGCGGCGGCTTCGGCACCTCCAGTTCGGTGGACATCGACATCTCCGCCAGCAACTCCGGGGAACTGCAGTCGGCTTCCGACACGCTGGTGGCGGAGCTGCAGGAGCTGCCGGGATCGGCCGAGGTTTCGAGCAATCTTGCTGCCGCCGAACCGGTGGTCCAGGTTTCCATCGACCGGGCCAAGGCCGTGGCGGCCGGGCTCAACGAGGAAGAAATTGCCGGCCTGCTGGCCTCCACCATCAGCCCGCTCCCCGGCGGCACGGTCCGGATCGACACCACGGACTATCCGGTGTTCATCGGCGAAGGAACAAACTTCGCCAGCGTGGATGAACTGCGTGAAGTCGAAGTGCCCACCGCTTCCGGCCCGGTGCCGCTGACCGACGTGGCGACGGTGGAGGAAACCGAGATCCCGACGTCGATCACCAGCTCCGGCGGTGAGCGGACCGCCGTCGTCTCTATTACTCCTGCCGGGGACAATCTCGGCGCACTGAGCAGCGAGGTCCAGACGGTGCTGGACTCCGTCGAACTGCCGGCTGGCGTCACGGCATCCCTGGGCGGCGCGGCGACCCAGCAGGCCGAGTCCTTCGAGCAGCTCGGCCTGGCGCTGCTCGCCGCGGTGGCGATCGTGTACGTCATCATGGTGGCCACGTTCAAGAGCCTCATCCAGCCGCTGATTCTGCTGGTGTCCATCCCCTTCGCCGCCACCGGCGCCATCGCCCTGCTGGTCATCACCGGGATTCCGCTGGGGCTGCCCTCCCTGATCGGCATGCTAATGCTGGTGGGCATCGTCGTCACCAACGCGATTGTCCTGATAGACCTGATCAACCAGTACCGGCGGCCCCGCGGCGGCCACCCCGGCATGAACGTTGCGGATGCCATCCGGCATGGTGCACGCCAGCGGCTCCGGCCCATCCTGATGACTGCGTTGGCGACAGTCTTCGCGCTGACGCCGATGGCGCTGGGACTCACGGGTGAAGGCGGCTTCATCTCGCAGCCGCTCGCCGTCGTCGTTGTTGGCGGTCTGATTTCTTCGACCGCGCTGACGCTGGTTCTCGTGCCCGTGCTGTACCGGCTGGTGGAAGGCCGCCGCGAACGACGCGCCCTGGCCAAAGCCGAACAGCTCCAGATCCGTGAGCCGGCCGCAGTTGGGAGCTAG